Proteins co-encoded in one Anopheles moucheti chromosome X, idAnoMoucSN_F20_07, whole genome shotgun sequence genomic window:
- the LOC128306785 gene encoding facilitated trehalose transporter Tret1 isoform X2, producing the protein MSKFVVNNVAGESGRKLPQYLAGLAASGGALAAGTFLGWTAPTDKPLTQESEYGFPISDEQFSWIGSISNLGAALMCFPIGYMMKMIGRKWSMLAMVLPLVLGWLLIIFAENVGMMMVGRFFLGVGGGAFCVAAPTYTAEIAQPSIRGTLGTFFQLMVTLGILFVYAVGSGVDVQVLSIICGVIPLAFGAIFFFMPESPYYFVEKGRYSEASSSLKWLRGAQYDEAAEIEDLKQADEKVKSEAIPMLVAFREKATIRALIISLGLMFFQQLSGINAVIFYNSAIFASANGGKEMSSASIIVGGIQVVATLVASAVVDKVGRRILLLVSDLMMAVSTILLAVYFQLKQDDPAKVDDLSWLAVMAVCLFIAMFSIGYGPVPWLMVGELFANNVKAFASPVAGVFNWLLAFLVTKVFTNLKDAMGEAGVFWLFSGISLLGTVFVFVMVPETKGKSLSDIQRLLAGEKLNTEQASMEAREEERTPQAIA; encoded by the exons ATGTCAAAGTTCGTGGTGAACAATGTGGCGGGTGAATCGGGCCGGAAATTGCCACAGTATCTTGCCGGACTGGCTGCATCGGGTGGTGCGCTTGCGGCCGGTACTTTTCTCGGCTGGACAGCACCGACGGACAAACCGCTAACCCAGGAGAGCGAGTATGGATTTCCAATCTCGGACGAACAGTTTTCGTGGATCGGTTCAATCTCGAACCTGGGCGCGGCCTTGATGTGTTTCCCGATCGGGTAcatgatgaagatgattgGAAGGAAGTGGTCCATGTTGGCGATGGTGCTACCTCTCGTGCTGGGATGGTTGCTGATTATCTTTGCGGAGAACGTTGGTATGATGATGGTGGGACGGTTTTTCCTtggcgttggtggtggtgcgttcTGTGTGGCGGCACCAACGTACACGGCGGAAATCGCACAACCATCGATCCGCGGTACGCTCGGTACGTTCTTCCAGCTGATGGTGACGCTTGGCATCCTGTTCGTGTATGCGGTCGGGTCTGGAGTGGACGTGCAGGTGCTCAGCATTATCTGCGGTGTGATACCGCTCGCGTTCGGGGCCATCTTTTTCTTCATGCCGGAAAGCCCATACTATTTC GTGGAAAAGGGCCGGTACAGTGAAGCATCAAGCTCGCTAAAGTGGCTTCGCGGCGCACAGTACGACGAGGCGGCCGAGATCGAAGATCTGAAGCAGGCAGATGAGAAGGTGAAGTCGGAAGCGATTCCGATGCTGGTGGCGTTCCGGGAGAAGGCCACAATTCGTGCGTTGATTATCTCGCTCGGGCTGATGTTCTTCCAGCAGCTGTCCGGTATTAATGCGGTTATTTTCTACAATTCGGCCATTTTCGCCAGTGCCAATGGTGGCAAGGAGATGAGCTCGGCGTCCATTATCGTGGGTGGCATCCAGGTGGTGGCTACTCTAGTCGCATCCGCCGTGGTTGACAAAGTGGGCCGTCGTATTCTGCTGCTCGTGTCCGACCTGATGATGGCCGTGTCAACGATTCTACTCGCGGTTTACTTCCAGCTAAAGCAGGACGACCCTGCCAAGGTGGACGATCTCAGTTGGTTAGCCGTGATGGCCGTGTGTCTGTTCATTGCCATGTTCTCGATTGGTTACGGTCCCGTACCGTGGCTGATGGTGGGCGAACTGTTTGCTAACAATGTGAAAGCATTCGCCAGCCCGGTGGCTGGTGTGTTTAACTGGCTGCTTGCCTTCCTGGTGACGAAAGTGTTCACCAACCTGAAGGATGCGATGGGCGAGGCGGGCGTATTTTGGCTGTTTTCGGGCATTTCACTCCTTGGTacggtgtttgtgtttgtgatgGTGCCGGAAACGAAGGGCAAATCGCTTAGCGACATTCAACGGTTACTAGCTGGGGAGAAGCTAAACACGGAACAAGCCAGCATGGAAGCCCGGGAAGAGGAACGGACCCCGCAGGCCATAGCATAA
- the LOC128306785 gene encoding facilitated trehalose transporter Tret1-2 homolog isoform X1 has product MSDEEREPLITPAIPSTGSGYGSGENARDAMSKFVVNNVAGESGRKLPQYLAGLAASGGALAAGTFLGWTAPTDKPLTQESEYGFPISDEQFSWIGSISNLGAALMCFPIGYMMKMIGRKWSMLAMVLPLVLGWLLIIFAENVGMMMVGRFFLGVGGGAFCVAAPTYTAEIAQPSIRGTLGTFFQLMVTLGILFVYAVGSGVDVQVLSIICGVIPLAFGAIFFFMPESPYYFVEKGRYSEASSSLKWLRGAQYDEAAEIEDLKQADEKVKSEAIPMLVAFREKATIRALIISLGLMFFQQLSGINAVIFYNSAIFASANGGKEMSSASIIVGGIQVVATLVASAVVDKVGRRILLLVSDLMMAVSTILLAVYFQLKQDDPAKVDDLSWLAVMAVCLFIAMFSIGYGPVPWLMVGELFANNVKAFASPVAGVFNWLLAFLVTKVFTNLKDAMGEAGVFWLFSGISLLGTVFVFVMVPETKGKSLSDIQRLLAGEKLNTEQASMEAREEERTPQAIA; this is encoded by the exons ATGTCGGACGAGGAAAGGGAACCACTGATAACGCCCGCCATACCATCGACCGGGTCCGGCTATGGCAGTGGGGAAAAT GCGCGCGACGCAATGTCAAAGTTCGTGGTGAACAATGTGGCGGGTGAATCGGGCCGGAAATTGCCACAGTATCTTGCCGGACTGGCTGCATCGGGTGGTGCGCTTGCGGCCGGTACTTTTCTCGGCTGGACAGCACCGACGGACAAACCGCTAACCCAGGAGAGCGAGTATGGATTTCCAATCTCGGACGAACAGTTTTCGTGGATCGGTTCAATCTCGAACCTGGGCGCGGCCTTGATGTGTTTCCCGATCGGGTAcatgatgaagatgattgGAAGGAAGTGGTCCATGTTGGCGATGGTGCTACCTCTCGTGCTGGGATGGTTGCTGATTATCTTTGCGGAGAACGTTGGTATGATGATGGTGGGACGGTTTTTCCTtggcgttggtggtggtgcgttcTGTGTGGCGGCACCAACGTACACGGCGGAAATCGCACAACCATCGATCCGCGGTACGCTCGGTACGTTCTTCCAGCTGATGGTGACGCTTGGCATCCTGTTCGTGTATGCGGTCGGGTCTGGAGTGGACGTGCAGGTGCTCAGCATTATCTGCGGTGTGATACCGCTCGCGTTCGGGGCCATCTTTTTCTTCATGCCGGAAAGCCCATACTATTTC GTGGAAAAGGGCCGGTACAGTGAAGCATCAAGCTCGCTAAAGTGGCTTCGCGGCGCACAGTACGACGAGGCGGCCGAGATCGAAGATCTGAAGCAGGCAGATGAGAAGGTGAAGTCGGAAGCGATTCCGATGCTGGTGGCGTTCCGGGAGAAGGCCACAATTCGTGCGTTGATTATCTCGCTCGGGCTGATGTTCTTCCAGCAGCTGTCCGGTATTAATGCGGTTATTTTCTACAATTCGGCCATTTTCGCCAGTGCCAATGGTGGCAAGGAGATGAGCTCGGCGTCCATTATCGTGGGTGGCATCCAGGTGGTGGCTACTCTAGTCGCATCCGCCGTGGTTGACAAAGTGGGCCGTCGTATTCTGCTGCTCGTGTCCGACCTGATGATGGCCGTGTCAACGATTCTACTCGCGGTTTACTTCCAGCTAAAGCAGGACGACCCTGCCAAGGTGGACGATCTCAGTTGGTTAGCCGTGATGGCCGTGTGTCTGTTCATTGCCATGTTCTCGATTGGTTACGGTCCCGTACCGTGGCTGATGGTGGGCGAACTGTTTGCTAACAATGTGAAAGCATTCGCCAGCCCGGTGGCTGGTGTGTTTAACTGGCTGCTTGCCTTCCTGGTGACGAAAGTGTTCACCAACCTGAAGGATGCGATGGGCGAGGCGGGCGTATTTTGGCTGTTTTCGGGCATTTCACTCCTTGGTacggtgtttgtgtttgtgatgGTGCCGGAAACGAAGGGCAAATCGCTTAGCGACATTCAACGGTTACTAGCTGGGGAGAAGCTAAACACGGAACAAGCCAGCATGGAAGCCCGGGAAGAGGAACGGACCCCGCAGGCCATAGCATAA